One Planctomycetota bacterium DNA segment encodes these proteins:
- a CDS encoding pyridoxamine 5'-phosphate oxidase family protein → MEARDLEKALRELLASQGLAVLATQGKGGAHASLVAFAATDDLRHLVFATERDTRKYANLAADPRVALLVDDRSHRAADLVEATAATAEGPAREALGNERERLAARLLGKHPALRPFVAHPGCALIVVTVEVYQVVTRFQSVVEFCPAAYT, encoded by the coding sequence ATGGAGGCGAGAGACCTCGAGAAGGCGCTCCGGGAACTCCTGGCCTCGCAGGGCCTCGCCGTCCTGGCCACGCAAGGCAAGGGCGGAGCGCACGCCAGCCTCGTGGCCTTCGCGGCGACAGACGACCTGAGGCACCTCGTCTTCGCCACGGAACGCGACACGCGCAAGTACGCCAACCTGGCCGCCGACCCCCGTGTAGCGCTCCTCGTGGACGACCGCTCGCATCGCGCCGCGGATCTGGTCGAGGCCACGGCCGCGACGGCGGAGGGTCCCGCCCGCGAGGCCCTCGGCAACGAGCGCGAACGGCTGGCCGCGCGCCTGCTCGGCAAGCACCCCGCCCTGCGGCCCTTTGTCGCCCATCCCGGCTGCGCGCTCATCGTGGTCACGGTCGAGGTGTACCAGGTCGTCACCCGATTCCAGTCGGTCGTCGAGTTCTGCCCCGCGGCCTACACGTGA
- a CDS encoding DUF523 and DUF1722 domain-containing protein has translation MEDRIRLGVSACLLGENVRFDGGHKLDRFLTDTLGQFVEYVPVCPEVECGFPVPREAMRLVGDPSAPRLVTTRTNVDHTERMAAWARTRVAELEREGLCGFVFKSNSPSSGMERVRVYDANGVPSKTGVGLFARVFMEHFPLLPVEDEGRLHDMKLRENFIERVFTLKRWRDTLATGRTRGNLVAFHTRHKLLLLAHSPKHYREMGRLVAHAKESPPDELFPRYEALLTEAMRLKTTPAKHANVLQHLMGYFKEQLSADEKRELLEAIGNYRQGHVPLIVPVTLINHYVRKYGQPYLREQWYLNPHPIELQLRNHV, from the coding sequence TTGGAAGACAGGATTCGTCTCGGCGTGAGCGCCTGCCTGCTCGGGGAGAACGTGCGCTTCGACGGGGGGCACAAGCTCGACCGGTTCCTCACCGACACTCTCGGGCAGTTCGTGGAGTACGTGCCCGTGTGCCCCGAGGTCGAGTGCGGCTTCCCTGTGCCGCGCGAGGCGATGCGCCTGGTGGGCGACCCATCCGCCCCGCGCCTGGTGACGACCCGCACGAACGTGGATCACACCGAGCGCATGGCCGCCTGGGCTCGAACGCGCGTGGCCGAACTCGAGCGCGAGGGGCTGTGCGGCTTCGTCTTCAAGAGCAACTCCCCCAGCAGCGGCATGGAGCGGGTGCGGGTCTACGACGCCAACGGCGTCCCATCGAAGACGGGCGTGGGCCTCTTCGCGCGCGTCTTCATGGAGCACTTCCCTCTGTTGCCCGTGGAGGACGAGGGGCGGCTGCACGACATGAAGCTCCGCGAGAACTTCATCGAGCGGGTCTTCACGCTCAAGCGCTGGCGCGACACCCTGGCGACGGGACGCACGCGGGGCAACCTGGTGGCGTTCCACACCCGCCACAAGCTGCTGCTCCTCGCCCACAGCCCGAAGCACTACCGCGAGATGGGCCGCCTGGTCGCCCACGCGAAGGAGTCGCCGCCCGACGAGTTGTTCCCGCGCTACGAGGCCCTGCTCACGGAGGCCATGCGGCTCAAGACCACGCCCGCCAAGCACGCCAACGTGCTCCAGCACCTGATGGGCTATTTCAAGGAGCAGCTTTCGGCCGACGAGAAGCGGGAACTGCTGGAGGCCATCGGGAACTACCGCCAGGGCCACGTGCCCCTCATTGTGCCTGTCACGCTCATCAACCACTACGTGCGCAAGTACGGCCAGCCCTACCTCCGGGAGCAGTGGTATCTGAACCCGCACCCGATCGAGCTGCAACTCCGCAATCACGTGTAG